Below is a genomic region from Rhodospirillum centenum SW.
TGGATCATCTCCACGGCGCAGCAGGCCAGACCGAAGGTCATCGGCCAGAGCGAGCCGGTCCGGGCCCAGTCCATCAGGGCATCGAAGCGGGCGACCAGGTATCCCTTGTCCTGCATCTCCTGCTGGACGGCCTGGAGATAGGCGTCCTGCACGGGACCCGGCGGGATCGGTGCGCTGGAGGGGACCTGGCTGGATGGCCCCTGCACCGATGGCGGCGGGGTTGCGATCACTCCCATTCCAGGGCTCCTTTCTTCCATTCGTAGGCGAAGCCGATCAGGAGAATCCCGATGAAGACCATCATCGACCAGAAACCGAACATGCCGATGTCACCAAGAGCGACCGCCCAGGGAAAGAGAAAGGCGACCTCCAGATCGAAGATGATGAACAGGATCGAGACCAGATAGAAACGCACGTCGAACTTGCTGCGCGCATCCGCGAACGGCTCGAACCCGCACTCATACGGGGACAGCTTCTCGCTGTCGGGATTCTGCCGGCCGACAAGGTAGGCCGCCGCCATCATCGAAATGGCGACACCGGCGGCGATGCAGATGAAGATGAGGATCGGCAGGTACTCGACGATCAGCGGATTCAACATGCTAGCCCCGTTGTAACGCCTGCACGTGTAACGCCTGGACGAGTCCGGCGCCCGCCGGAGCGGGTCGCCCGCGGAGGCAGCCGGACAGGTGACGCCTGCGCGGCTGTGACGCCTGCATGATGTCGCCTGATACGGTCGCCGGCCGTGGCCTTCCACCAAGCGGCCGTGGCGCCCCGGAGGGGCAGCCGGCCCGGCTTGGCGGCCGACGCTCGGAAGGCCCCTGACGGAGCCCGCCCGAATATAGGCATCACCCTGTCGCAGGCAAAGGAAATTACGCCCATCCTTCCGAACAGCGAAAACCCTACTCCGAACCAGAGAATATGAGCAATTTCCGGCGTCTGCCGGGCTTTTCCCCCGCTTCGGTCGCAGGATGCCAAGCCTACCTAGCGGATCAATATGACCCAATGGACGGGGCGCCGACGGAGGCCACAGACGCGACATGACGTCGCCTGTCCAGGAGGTGGACATGACGGTCGGAGACTGTCGGTCTGGGAGGGGAATGGCGCGAGTGACGGGACTTGAACCCGCGGCCTCCGGCGTGACAGGCCGGCGCTCTAACCAACTGAGCTACACCCGCGCGATCCTTCGCGGGCATGCCGCGAGGTCCGCGGTGTGTAACCGAGGGACCCGCTCCTGTCAAACGGGAAAAACGGACAGGACCGCCCCCTGCCCCCGGCATGTCCACACGCCTGCACGACGGTCAGGCTGCGCAAGCGCGGTGCCGCAACGCCCCCAGCCGCTCCAGCGCCCCCTCCAGCCCGGGCGGGAGGCCGCGTTTCTCAACCGCCTC
It encodes:
- a CDS encoding NADH-quinone oxidoreductase subunit A; amino-acid sequence: MLNPLIVEYLPILIFICIAAGVAISMMAAAYLVGRQNPDSEKLSPYECGFEPFADARSKFDVRFYLVSILFIIFDLEVAFLFPWAVALGDIGMFGFWSMMVFIGILLIGFAYEWKKGALEWE